From the genome of Virgibacillus siamensis, one region includes:
- the rseP gene encoding RIP metalloprotease RseP, translating into MTTVIAFIFMFGLLVFIHELGHLIFAKRAGMLAREFAIGFGPKVFAFTKNETVYTIRLLPVGGYVRVAGEDPEIEDLKPGQHIALEFNEAGKVNKIIVNNKSKHPNARVMEVSKADLDHSLTIDGFEVDEEDQPLHFDVDPKAFYVMDEKETQIAPFDRQFASKSVGKRAMQLFAGPMMNFVLAIILFIIIGMVQGVPTDEAVIDEAVPDTPAAEAGFEHGDEVIKVDENPISTWDEFTAIIQKSAGEELNMTVERSNGETDQITVVPEKMEIQGRTYGQLGVTHMFEKTFAGTFKYGFVKTYDTTKLILTNLGMLVTGQLPIETLSGPVGIYDATDKFVEAGFFTFLMWTAILSVNLGIVNLVPLPALDGGRLLFVGIEAVRGKPIDPQKEGMVHFIGFALLMLLMIVVTWNDIQRLFL; encoded by the coding sequence ATGACTACTGTAATCGCGTTTATATTTATGTTTGGCCTGCTTGTATTCATACATGAGCTTGGCCATTTGATTTTTGCAAAACGAGCTGGAATGCTGGCCCGTGAATTTGCGATCGGTTTCGGTCCAAAAGTTTTTGCTTTCACAAAGAATGAAACGGTCTACACGATACGTCTGCTTCCGGTGGGAGGATATGTACGGGTAGCCGGGGAGGATCCGGAAATTGAGGATTTAAAACCCGGACAGCATATTGCACTTGAATTTAACGAAGCGGGAAAAGTAAATAAGATTATTGTCAATAATAAGTCAAAGCATCCGAATGCTCGTGTGATGGAGGTATCGAAGGCAGATTTAGATCATTCCTTAACCATCGATGGTTTTGAAGTTGATGAGGAAGATCAGCCATTACATTTTGACGTTGATCCAAAGGCATTTTATGTGATGGATGAAAAGGAAACGCAAATTGCCCCTTTTGATCGTCAGTTTGCTTCCAAAAGCGTTGGAAAACGTGCGATGCAACTTTTTGCCGGTCCAATGATGAATTTTGTGCTGGCAATTATTCTGTTTATTATTATTGGGATGGTACAGGGAGTGCCGACAGATGAAGCTGTGATCGATGAGGCGGTTCCTGATACACCGGCTGCTGAAGCCGGGTTCGAGCATGGCGATGAAGTAATTAAGGTCGATGAAAATCCAATCTCAACCTGGGATGAATTTACGGCTATTATTCAAAAAAGTGCCGGAGAGGAACTCAATATGACCGTAGAACGGTCAAATGGTGAAACGGATCAGATTACAGTTGTTCCGGAGAAAATGGAAATTCAAGGCAGAACATATGGACAATTAGGTGTTACCCATATGTTTGAAAAAACGTTTGCCGGTACATTTAAGTACGGGTTTGTGAAAACGTATGATACGACCAAACTTATTCTGACGAACCTGGGAATGCTTGTAACCGGACAGCTTCCGATTGAAACACTGTCAGGACCGGTTGGAATATATGATGCCACAGATAAATTTGTGGAAGCCGGTTTCTTTACCTTTCTGATGTGGACAGCAATTTTGAGTGTTAACCTTGGAATTGTTAACCTTGTACCATTGCCGGCGTTGGATGGCGGCAGATTGTTATTTGTCGGGATTGAAGCTGTACGAGGAAAACCGATTGATCCCCAAAAAGAAGGAATGGTTCATTTTATCGGATTTGCATTATTGATGTTATTAATGATTGTTGTTACATGGAATGACATTCAACGGCTATTTCTATAA
- a CDS encoding PolC-type DNA polymerase III, which yields MDITKKEKMELLLEQLNIGENDVLEYFADSQLLKLEVHKQTKTWHFHIMVHKLLPIETYTLLSTKLKETFGQFANSVELTLHTNEKQCDHATICDYWKLFLQNTSNLSPAYKDLVFNQIPEVNNNNLMLTARNEAEGKALKRRLEKEFQLFCTQIGAPKFSLSVNVKTEMADIEKFREQKALEDQQLVQKTVMEKEKRDKERQSKEHDQPLMIGYKIQDEPIHMDEIQDEERRVTVQGYVFSAEIRKLRSGRSLLIAKATDYTDSLSIKMFSKGDEDAEKFEQLKTGMWIKARGSIQTDMYTNELGMMANDIHEVKVETRKDIAPEDQKRVELHAHTTMSQMDAVVSPSALVEKAASWGHKAVAITDHAGVQGYPEAHAAGQKHNIKILYGVEANLVDDGVPIAYNESDMELEDSTYVVFDVETTGLSAVYDTIIELAGVKIHKGEVIDKFEAFANPHHPLSQTTIDLTGITDDMVKDAPEIGDVLKDFYAWMEDSILVAHNASFDIGFLNQGFNRIDYDKVKNPVIDTLELARFLFPELKNHRLNTMCKHLDIELTQHHRAIYDAEATGYLLWKLVQGLLKKEITNHIHLNDHMGEGNAYQRSRPFHCTLLAKTQEGLKNIYKLVSHAHIDYFYRVPRIPRSLLQKYREGILVGSGCDKGEVFETMMQKSADEAEKAAEFYDFIEVQPPSNYAHLVEKDLVQNEAQILDILKKLTKLGERMNKMVVATGNTHYIEGHDKLYRQILIASQAGNPLNRQTLPDTPFRTTNEMLDCFGFLGEEKAIEIVVTNTNNLADEIDELSPVKDGLYTPTIEGADEEMRNLCYTRAKNIYGEPVPDIVTDRLEKELSSIIGHGFSVIYLISHKLVKKSLNDGYLVGSRGSVGSSLVATMTEITEVNPLPPHYVCSECQHHEFITDGSIGSGFDLPDKDCPNCHIPLTKDGQDIPFETFLGFKGDKVPDIDLNFSGEYQPRAHNYTKELFGEDNVYRAGTIGTIAEKTAYGYVKGYASDKQLVYKNAEVDRLVQGCTGVKRTTGQHPGGIIVVPEDKEIFDFTPIQFPADDRKSEWRTTHFDFHSIHDNLLKLDILGHDDPTVIRMLQDLSGIDPKTIPTDDEEVMKIFSGTESLGVTSDQINCTTGTLGVPEFGTKFVRQMLEDTKPSTFAELVIISGLSHGTDVWLGNAQELINDGICELPDVIGCRDDIMVYLMHKGLESSLAFKIMEFVRKGRGLQDEWIDEMKKHGVPDWYIESCKKIKYMFPKAHAAAYVLMAVRIAYFKVHYPIYFYAAYFSVRAGDFELDTMCKGSDVIRKRIEGIVQKGNDASPKEKNLSTVLEVALEMCERGFTFRKVDLYQSKASEFIVDGDSLIPPFNAVDGLGTNAAINIVKAREDGEFLSKEDLRERSRISKTVLEYLDNHGCLDGMAEKNQLSLF from the coding sequence ATGGATATTACAAAAAAAGAGAAAATGGAATTGTTGCTGGAGCAATTGAATATCGGGGAAAATGATGTATTGGAATATTTTGCTGATAGTCAGTTATTAAAACTCGAAGTACATAAACAAACCAAGACATGGCATTTTCATATTATGGTTCATAAACTGTTGCCAATTGAGACGTACACTTTGCTGTCAACGAAGTTAAAGGAAACATTCGGTCAATTTGCCAATTCAGTGGAACTGACACTTCATACAAATGAAAAGCAATGTGATCATGCAACTATTTGTGATTACTGGAAATTATTTCTGCAAAATACGTCCAATTTATCGCCTGCATATAAGGATCTGGTGTTTAACCAAATTCCGGAAGTGAACAATAATAATCTTATGTTAACTGCGAGAAATGAGGCGGAAGGCAAAGCGTTAAAAAGACGTTTGGAAAAAGAATTTCAGCTTTTTTGCACACAAATCGGCGCCCCTAAGTTTTCCTTGTCTGTCAATGTTAAGACGGAAATGGCTGACATTGAGAAATTCCGGGAACAAAAGGCACTCGAGGATCAGCAGTTGGTTCAAAAAACTGTAATGGAAAAAGAAAAACGTGACAAAGAAAGACAGAGTAAAGAACATGACCAGCCGTTGATGATTGGATATAAAATACAGGATGAGCCAATTCATATGGATGAAATTCAGGATGAAGAGCGACGGGTTACAGTACAGGGCTATGTCTTTTCCGCTGAAATCCGCAAACTCCGCTCGGGAAGGAGCCTTCTTATTGCAAAGGCAACAGATTATACAGATTCATTATCCATTAAGATGTTTTCCAAGGGTGATGAAGATGCGGAGAAATTTGAGCAGCTGAAGACCGGAATGTGGATTAAGGCGCGTGGAAGCATTCAGACAGATATGTATACGAATGAACTTGGCATGATGGCGAATGATATACACGAAGTCAAAGTGGAGACAAGAAAAGACATTGCTCCGGAAGATCAAAAAAGGGTTGAATTACATGCACATACGACAATGAGTCAGATGGATGCTGTCGTATCCCCTTCAGCATTAGTTGAAAAGGCAGCCTCATGGGGACATAAAGCTGTGGCCATTACCGACCATGCCGGTGTTCAAGGGTATCCGGAGGCGCATGCTGCCGGGCAGAAGCATAATATTAAAATTCTTTATGGTGTCGAGGCGAATTTGGTCGATGATGGTGTTCCAATTGCGTACAATGAATCAGATATGGAACTGGAAGACAGTACATATGTTGTATTTGACGTAGAAACCACAGGACTATCTGCTGTCTATGACACAATAATTGAACTTGCCGGTGTCAAAATTCATAAGGGGGAAGTCATTGACAAGTTTGAGGCATTTGCCAATCCACACCATCCATTATCACAGACAACGATTGATCTGACCGGAATTACTGATGATATGGTGAAGGATGCACCGGAAATTGGTGATGTGCTGAAAGATTTTTATGCGTGGATGGAAGATAGTATCCTTGTTGCGCATAATGCAAGTTTTGACATTGGATTTTTAAATCAGGGCTTTAATCGAATTGACTATGATAAAGTTAAAAACCCTGTAATTGATACTTTAGAACTTGCTCGATTCTTATTTCCGGAATTAAAGAACCACCGGCTTAATACGATGTGTAAGCATTTGGATATTGAATTGACACAGCATCACCGGGCAATCTATGATGCAGAAGCAACAGGCTATCTGCTTTGGAAATTGGTGCAAGGATTGCTGAAAAAGGAAATAACAAATCATATACACTTGAACGATCATATGGGAGAAGGTAACGCATATCAGCGTTCACGTCCATTTCACTGCACCCTGTTAGCCAAAACACAAGAGGGCTTAAAAAACATTTATAAGCTTGTCTCCCATGCTCACATTGATTACTTCTATCGGGTGCCGCGTATCCCCAGGTCTCTTTTGCAGAAATACAGGGAAGGGATACTTGTGGGCTCGGGGTGCGATAAAGGAGAAGTATTCGAGACGATGATGCAAAAATCGGCGGATGAGGCAGAAAAGGCAGCCGAATTCTATGATTTTATTGAAGTACAGCCGCCATCAAATTACGCACATCTTGTTGAAAAAGATCTGGTGCAGAATGAAGCACAGATTTTGGACATTCTCAAAAAGCTCACTAAACTTGGGGAACGCATGAACAAAATGGTTGTAGCAACAGGAAACACACATTATATTGAGGGACATGATAAATTGTACCGTCAAATTCTGATTGCTTCTCAGGCGGGTAATCCGTTGAACCGTCAGACGCTTCCTGATACACCTTTCCGGACTACCAATGAAATGCTGGATTGCTTCGGTTTCCTTGGTGAAGAAAAAGCAATTGAAATTGTTGTAACCAATACAAATAATCTTGCGGATGAAATCGATGAATTGTCACCGGTTAAAGATGGACTATATACCCCAACCATCGAGGGCGCTGACGAAGAAATGCGCAATCTTTGTTATACAAGGGCCAAAAATATTTACGGTGAACCGGTCCCTGATATTGTAACCGATAGACTGGAAAAAGAGCTGTCAAGTATTATTGGACACGGTTTTTCCGTAATTTATTTAATATCTCATAAACTTGTAAAAAAATCATTAAATGATGGATATTTGGTAGGTTCGCGTGGGTCTGTGGGTTCCTCACTTGTTGCAACAATGACGGAAATAACTGAAGTGAACCCGCTGCCGCCGCATTACGTATGTTCAGAGTGCCAGCATCATGAATTTATAACAGATGGCTCAATCGGCAGTGGTTTTGATCTGCCTGATAAGGATTGTCCAAATTGTCATATACCGCTGACAAAGGATGGACAGGATATCCCATTTGAAACATTTCTCGGCTTTAAAGGGGATAAAGTTCCTGATATTGACCTTAACTTTTCCGGTGAATACCAGCCAAGAGCGCATAATTATACAAAGGAATTGTTTGGCGAAGATAATGTTTATCGTGCAGGAACAATAGGTACAATTGCTGAGAAGACGGCATATGGCTATGTGAAAGGATATGCTTCGGATAAGCAGCTGGTATACAAGAATGCGGAAGTGGACAGACTTGTTCAGGGATGCACCGGCGTAAAACGGACAACTGGCCAGCACCCTGGTGGGATTATCGTTGTGCCTGAGGATAAAGAAATTTTCGACTTTACGCCAATTCAGTTTCCGGCAGATGACCGGAAAAGTGAGTGGAGGACTACACATTTTGATTTCCATTCCATTCACGATAATCTGCTGAAGTTAGATATTCTTGGACACGATGATCCGACCGTGATCAGGATGCTTCAGGACTTGAGCGGAATCGATCCAAAGACAATTCCGACAGATGATGAGGAAGTTATGAAAATCTTTTCAGGGACTGAATCGCTTGGTGTCACTTCCGATCAAATTAATTGCACAACAGGAACATTAGGTGTCCCTGAATTTGGTACCAAGTTTGTACGGCAAATGCTCGAGGATACGAAACCATCCACATTTGCTGAACTTGTTATTATTTCCGGTCTCTCCCATGGTACAGATGTTTGGCTTGGAAATGCCCAGGAACTAATAAATGATGGTATCTGTGAATTGCCGGATGTTATCGGCTGCCGTGATGATATTATGGTTTATTTAATGCACAAAGGTTTGGAATCCTCACTCGCCTTTAAAATCATGGAGTTTGTCCGCAAAGGAAGAGGATTGCAGGACGAATGGATTGATGAAATGAAAAAGCATGGCGTGCCGGATTGGTATATAGAGTCATGTAAAAAGATAAAATACATGTTCCCGAAAGCGCACGCCGCCGCATATGTACTGATGGCAGTACGGATTGCTTATTTTAAAGTGCATTATCCGATTTACTTTTACGCTGCATATTTTTCCGTTCGCGCGGGGGATTTTGAACTGGATACAATGTGTAAAGGTTCTGATGTGATCCGGAAGCGGATTGAAGGCATTGTACAAAAAGGGAATGATGCTTCCCCGAAAGAAAAGAACCTGTCAACGGTACTGGAGGTTGCACTCGAAATGTGTGAACGCGGTTTTACATTCCGGAAAGTGGATCTTTACCAATCAAAAGCTTCTGAATTTATTGTTGATGGCGATTCGTTAATTCCTCCGTTTAATGCAGTAGACGGATTGGGTACAAACGCAGCGATAAACATTGTCAAAGCAAGAGAGGATGGCGAATTTCTCTCGAAGGAAGATTTGCGTGAACGCAGCAGAATTTCCAAAACTGTTTTGGAATACCTGGATAATCATGGTTGTCTGGATGGCATGGCTGAGAAGAATCAATTATCACTGTTTTAG